The following nucleotide sequence is from Synchiropus splendidus isolate RoL2022-P1 chromosome 1, RoL_Sspl_1.0, whole genome shotgun sequence.
CCCCAGCCGCCTGCACCTTGTGATGGAGTTTGCAGGAGGGGGAGACCTGCACAACCGACTCTGCAATCAGGGGAAGCTGTCTGACAACACTGCCAAGGTCATCTTTGCTCAAATTCTGTCTGCCATCAAATACATGGTGAGTTGATCATTTTAGTTGGGGTTTCTGGTCCATTCCTGGGCCGTCATATTCAGGCTGGGCCATCAAAACCATTTTCAAAAGAGGCATTTTTATTCCTGTGATTCTCTCTCACCAAACATCTAGCAGTCAGTTGTCACTATTTCAAACAGCTTTCAACATTCGATCCTTTGTTAATGGAGGAAGACAGTCCATCACCTGACACTTCTGTAGCTGTAGAGTGGAGTGTTTATGGCTTCCTTTGAGGTCATGTTTGATCTGAGGTCTCAGCTCTAAATGTTATACTGATGAGCAGTGTGTTTCCAGCACCATCTGAATATCATCCATCGGGACCTGAAGGCGGAAAACGTTCTGTTCACCAGCAGCGGGTGCGTGAAGGTGGCGGATTTTGGATTCAGCACACGAGTTTCGAACCGTAACAACGCACTGGATACTTTCTGTGGCTCCCCACCGTACGCTGCTCCGGAGCTGTTCAGGGATGAATGCTACCTGGGACCCCCCGTCGACGTGTGGGCCATGGGGGTCTTGCTGTTCTTCATGGTGACCGGCACTATGCCCTTCCGAGCCGAAACTATCGGCAAGCTCAGGCGCAGCATCATTGACGGCGTGTATAGCATCCCACCATGGGTCCCCGGCCCCTGCCAGAGACTCATCAGAGGCATCCTGAAGACAGTCCCTGAAGAACGCTGCGCTATTGACCAGATGCTGGGCTGTGATTGGCTGTTACCCGTGGAGTTTCCCTGGTCAGTGGGACCTCTGGAACCAATGAGTCCACTGCAAAGCCTGTTGGACTCAGACCGGGATTATCTGGACAATGATGACAGGGAGTTGGAGGAAGAGGTCCGGAACACGATGAGGAATCTGGGTTTCACTCCCGAGCATCTACTCAACAACCAGCTGAAAGACATTCGAAACCCAGTCACCGGGGTTCACCGAATGCTGCTGCACCGTGCCCAGAAGAGGAGGGGCTGTGACACTCTGCCAGTGGTGCGGGGGATGGTGAGGGACCCAAAGAGGGAAGGGCTGCGGGCGTACAGGGGGCTCAGACACTCCTCCAAGCTTTGCGTCCTCTCATGATCCACATCTGTCCGCTGACGGCAAGATGCGTCGATGTGGTTTCCTATGGACTTTTGTGGATGACATCAACTCACATCTGGTCAGACATGCTTTACTGACTCAGCATGTTTCAAGTCAGGTTCTGAGCTGGACAAACAATGGGTTGAGTCTAACCATTCCCAATGTTCCTTGATCAGCTTCTGACTCCCAGGAGTGCATCTTCAAATGTAAAGCTCACAGTGCCTGGCGTCAGAGGAAACCTTGACGGAGCGTTTGATATTTAACTCTATGCAGAAAGTAGTGGCCACCACGACCGCTTCCTTGTTGAGTTCGTTCTGAGTGACgtctttattgtttttctaTTATTTCCTATGTTGGACTGTTCATGTGGTTTGAATAGGACTTTGGGCGAGGGCACAACACAGTTTACATTCTCACCCTTTGTAGTtgatgctgtttgtttttcatcaatgTTCATTGTGGTGAGGTCAGAAGAAGATGTGTTTTTACAATGATGCCAGTTAAATTTGAAAATGTATACAATGTGGTAATGGAATGATAGTTCAATGGGGCTATTACACACCGGGAGTGGagtgtgtttcatgtttctATTTCATGAGAGAATCTCGGTCTGTTTTGGGGTTCACCTTTCTTCCAATAGAGGTGCTGTATTTTAGTTTGGCACGTCTCTACGTGACTCAGTGGCGGCCCCTGGAGGAGCTCAGGGTGAAACTGCAGCTGCGCCTCAGAGCCGCTTCTTGTTGCTGCTGCAACTCGATCCCAACTCCGATGATGTTACAAAGTGAATGAACATGAACCCAGTGTAATTTATTGGTCGAGCATTTCAATGCAATGATTGTTTGGATAAATAATGTACCTGTTGCCTTGGAATGTCAATCACTGAAACTTTTTAATGTCAAAGTTTTAGAGCTCATTTTATGCCGACTGCCCGTCTGGTGCTGGTTGTTTCACtacgttttttttgttaaattaaatttgacaataaagttttTTCGGGTGCGTAAGGTGTTGGTCTAGAACTGCAGCCCCATGTTTAAGGAAGTTTCTCTGAGTGGATTGTGGCGAACAAAGATCCAGACAGCAGCTGGAACCTCACAATGGAGACCACCAGATGATACTCGGGGCCCCTCAAACAAAACAGACTGACAGAGCAAGACAAAGGGCCAGGCCACTCCCCTCCGTCCTGCCCTGACCCACTCCCACCTGCGTGACCAGGCAGATGGCACGGCGTGGCCCAGCAGACATCTGCCGTCAAGACAatggctgcgtgtgtgtgtggagctctgGAGCTGACAGGCCTGCAGCCCCACTATTGTCTGCTGCTCCTTACACATGCAGATGAGTGCAACAGCGGAGGGGTCTCACTCTTGTTAGTTTGACCACTCCTCCCAGCAGCTGCCacacaaaaatcacaacaaagagttcacttctttctttttagtttatttaagcCATAAGTTCCATTACAAATTTCGTCAAATGACGTCATAGGTCTCATTAATTAATATGAGTGGACGACATTTCTCACAACACTGTGTTATATATCCTTAATTTAGATGTTATCTAAtgctaacattttttttttcattcctttttgtCTTTGAATAGGGTAAAcctattttcattcaaatgcaTTCTAAAGTGAAACCTTTAGAGAATTTAAGACCATTCTGGAAAGTGAGAAACATTTTCGCTGACTGCAACCGATGTCACGTTGCTCAGCCAAGAGTCCTCGGTCAAAAAGTCTCTTCCAACCAAGTCCTCTTCTTCAGCAGCGCTTCTCCTCCTACTGCGCGTGCTTCTAGGTGCGACATTTGCTCTGTGGAACCACAGGACGCAGAACTcgcttctccttcctctccaaACCTCATCCGCACAAAGAATGAGGGTCGATTCGTCGCTCTCGTGGCAAACCTGAGCCCATTCACATAAAGAATGGGCGTCATCTTGGCATGGACGGGACGAGAGACGACGGTTCACGGGGGCCCGGGGGGCCGGCGCCGTGCTGCCTGGACGGGAATCCTCCTCAGGAGTATCCAGGGATGAGTAGAAACAGAGTCATCCTCTTGGTGAGGATGAGTATTTCCAGATAAGAAGCTTCATCGTGGAGACACGCGGCTCAGATCAACGTGCTGCGAGGTTGATCTCGGGGACCCAGTCGTTGAGGCGCCTGCTCTCCTCACAGAACAGGTGGAGCTTCTCCAGAGCTGGGTCTTGCCAAGAGCCCTCATCTTGGTTCTGTTCATCAGAGAGAGGGGGGAAGAACGTCAGCTGACAGCCTCCACCACGTGATGGACATTTGCGTCTAACAGAGTCTGGACTTAACCTACCGTGATGAGGACGCAGTGGGCATCTTCCAGTTGCGTGGCTTTGTCTCCAACGATCTCCGAGAGACGCTGCGTGTCGCTGACTCTCACGATGCTGATGTCGTTATCGAAACAGAAGGACTGGATGAGGGTGAAGTGGATCTGCAGAGCCACGTCACACTCGAACTCCTCGTCCACGGCCAGCACGCAGAAGGACACGCTGTCTGGgtcactgtgggaggaaagaagCCATTAGTCCTGCAGCCAAAACACGCAGTCAGGTCAGAAGAAGCGTCGCTTCCAGCTCTCCAACTTACATGTTCATGACTTTGGCGCTCTCGTAGACGCCCACGGTGAGGGAGCGGTTCTCTTTGGCGCTCAGCAGGACCTCCTCCAGAGCCTTGCCGGTGCTCTGAGCGCGATCGGCGGCCTTCTGGCTCACGACTTCCTCAAAGGTCATCTTGGAGTTGGTGCGTACGAGTTTCCACAAAGGAGCAGAGAAGAGCTTGAAGCAAATCCAAAAGCGGAGTGAGAGTCCGGACGAGGAGCCGTCCTTTTTATACGTCACGGTCGTGCGCCGGCTGCTGCGGCGCctcatctgattggctgctgcgcGAGGCTCCATTGCTATGCTAATGGTATTGTCACACACTTCTGGCTCGTGGCAGATTGATGGGGGTGTTCAACCCCCCCTCCTCTCTATCTACGACATCTGAATCTAAAAATAGTTTGATCGTCACTTCATCCAAGAGCGCATCAGGACGCGTTTATTTTAGGATCCGAGAAACCAAAACACCAGTTCCGAAATATTATCATATATTTACcactttaaatgtgtttttgttgtagcTCCGAAGTATGTTTTGGAATATTACCACGATATTTCTTAAGtgtaatatgtatatatttttaatatcgAGACACATGGTCGATGTTTTGGTTTCCATTCTGTTTTGAGAGCGCGCCCCCACCCTCCAACTCGGCCTGACCTCTGAGCAGCAGAGCGAGCCGGCTGATGCCATCTGTGGACGAGCGGCTGCGCTCATTGTTTCCATTCTCACGCCGACCATACAAATGCAAATGACTTGCGCGTGCCAGAATGCGAGACACCCCCCTCGCTCCCCTCCACCCCacagtcagctgctgctccgcacaagcttttgttgtgttttctccaATTCATATGCAAGTTTGGCTCAGTTCGAATGAAAGGTGGCACGAGCGGAGACAGTATTTATGACCAACTTTTCATGCGCGAGGGAATCACAACATCAGCCACATGAAAGTTGCAAAACACAAACTTCATAACGTCATAAGTGTGACGCAATTAAGGATCGGAAAAGTCGAAATGAAGCATGATATAATTTGACTCCGTTGGATGCGCACAACACTGATGTGTTTGGTTGAAACACGCTGCAGCATGTATTTTATAGGATAAAGCGCAGTGCTGACGTTCGTTGCGTCGCACAATGTGCGCACTTTTTGTTGCTCAACAATTGAAAATGCGTCCTCGCGTTTACAATATAGCAGTGACTATCATGCAGCATGGCACTGAAACTTGCTTGTGTTCCTCAGGTTGTCCGCCTCAGCTGTATAATCATTCAAAGACCCGCTGCGGGGCTGAGGAGGGGCGGGTGCGCGGTGATGGATAGAAGCGCCATTCACCTCCATTGTTCCATTGAAAGCTGCGGCAGATGGAGAGCTGTGGAGAGCAGAGACCCCCCTCCTTCACTCTCTCTATGAACGCGGGTCACCCGGTGACCCCGGGGCCACAGCCTGTGCCTGTCTACTAACATTCTCGCCTCGTGTCTGAGTTTGGACGAAATCAAGTTATAGCAGTTCAGTCGACTTCTGAGCGGTTCTGAGTTTCTAAAATAAGATCTAAGGTGCGTAAACGCACCGCAGGTCTCGGAGGTGTTGGATCAACTGGCCGTCGTGTCCTCGGGGGCAGGAGGCTGTAAATCGATACGGACTCATTGAAGCTGGAGCACATCTGCCGCCGACAGCAGCAGGTGTTCAGCCTCGGAAGTGGAACTGCCTGCGCCTGATCCTGCGCTCTAAGATCTAAACCTTACCATCCCCTGCTCAAGGTGATGTGATCCGAAATATGGATCAAACCTCAGACTTTCATCCAAAGTGAAGCACGAATATGTTAATGTGCatttcccccccaccccccgccggCCCTCCCCAGCAGCTGACGGCTATCTGAAGCTGGGCCATTGTGACGGACACAGACTGATCAAGTGCTGGCAGATGACACGCGTCTCGAGTGCGCTGCAGCCAGTGTGGAGTGCGCCACCACCTGCTCCAACCCTCCAGGGATTAGCACCAGATGCAGAGTCTGGATTGCAGTGTTGGCGATAATAGTCGTCAGCTTTACCGGTGTCAAGATGCGCTATTGCACGCCATTTCTAACAAGAAATATTTACATCAAACACCCCATTATTAATACGTGCTTAAATTT
It contains:
- the nim1kb gene encoding serine/threonine-protein kinase NIM1; translated protein: MNSMTLSSEMPGSQYQVKVSTTHHHRTYSLTDSSDGDQDSDESDASTRLNPLQRLTTNMCKDEKTVKELVIGRRVGFYKVRGEIGYGTFSKVKLAFHALTKDKVAMKILDKTRLDTQAQRLLSREITSMENLQHPNVVRLYEVVETPSRLHLVMEFAGGGDLHNRLCNQGKLSDNTAKVIFAQILSAIKYMHHLNIIHRDLKAENVLFTSSGCVKVADFGFSTRVSNRNNALDTFCGSPPYAAPELFRDECYLGPPVDVWAMGVLLFFMVTGTMPFRAETIGKLRRSIIDGVYSIPPWVPGPCQRLIRGILKTVPEERCAIDQMLGCDWLLPVEFPWSVGPLEPMSPLQSLLDSDRDYLDNDDRELEEEVRNTMRNLGFTPEHLLNNQLKDIRNPVTGVHRMLLHRAQKRRGCDTLPVVRGMVRDPKREGLRAYRGLRHSSKLCVLS
- the gadd45gb.1 gene encoding growth arrest and DNA-damage-inducible, gamma b, tandem duplicate 1, with the protein product MTFEEVVSQKAADRAQSTGKALEEVLLSAKENRSLTVGVYESAKVMNIDPDSVSFCVLAVDEEFECDVALQIHFTLIQSFCFDNDISIVRVSDTQRLSEIVGDKATQLEDAHCVLITNQDEGSWQDPALEKLHLFCEESRRLNDWVPEINLAAR